The segment ACAACTTGATATAACGACAGACAATGAACAGACGAATGATTAGCAAGGAACGCCTAGCGATGCTTGCCCTGACCCTGATGATGACAGGTGCGACAGCCTTTGCCCAAGGCAATGGTATGGCGGGCATCAACGAAGCGACCAAGATGGTCACTTCCTATTTTGACCCAGCCACCAAGCTCATCTATGCCATTGGGGCAGTGGTGGGCTTGATAGGCGGTGTCAAGGTGTACAATAAGTTTAGCTCAGGAGACCCCGATACGAGCAAGACAGCTGCAAGCTGGTTTGGAGCTTGTATCTTCCTCATCGTAGCTGCTACCATCCTGCGTAGCTTCTTCCTCTAATGGCTAGTTGGGAAGTAAATAAAGGAGTCGGTCGGACGGTGGAGTTCAAGGGATTGAAGGCTCACTACCTCTTCCTGTTTGCAGGAGGATTACTGGGTATCTTCATCCTTGTAGTGATTCTCTATCTCTGTGGCATCAGTCAGATCATCTGCTTGGGCATAGGCGTAGTGGGTGCCACCGTTGTGGTGTGGCAAACGTTCGCCATGAATCGCAAGTATGGTCAATATGGATTGATGAAGCGAGGAGCTATAAGAAGACACCCGAGGTATCTCTTGAACCGCCGTTCGGTTTATCAGCTTTTTCACCAACTCAATAGCTCTAGATGATGAGAAACAGAAGCAAGATAACCATCTTGGAGTCAAAGTTCCCCTTGCTGAGTGTAGAGCATGGGTGCATTGTCAGTAAGGATGCTGATGTGACGGTTGCTTTTCGAGTGGAGCTACCCGAGCTTTTTACAGTCACATCTGCAGAGTATGAGACGATGCACTCTACTTGGCATAAAGCAATCAAGGTGCTACCCAACTTCACGATCGTCCACAAGCAAGATTGGTTCATCAAGGAGTGCTACCATACAACTTGCAAGCGTGGTCAGGAAAAGCCTTTGAGCTTTCTCGCTCGTGCCTCTGAGAGACATTTCAATGAGCGACCCTATCTAAACCATACCGTCTACCTCTTTATCACGAAGAGCAATCGACAGCGTATGGCACAGCAGAGTAGCTTCTCAACGCTTTGTAGAGGTCATCTACTCCCTAAAGAGATTACCAACGAAGAGGAGATGGTGAAGTTTATGGAGTCGGTGGATCAGTTCGAACGCATCATCAATGAATCCGAATTGATAAAGCTGGCTCGAATGAGCGAGGCTGAGCTGGTTGGCTCTAGGGAGCAAGCTGCTCTCTTAGATCGCTACTTCACTCTATCAGATAGCAGACACGGCACATTGGAGGATATACGTCTAGGGGCAGACCTTGTACGTGTGGGAGACAATATGCTGTGCCTACATACGCTCTCGGATACGGATGATCTACCCACTACGGTCAGTACCGATGGTCGCTATGAGCGATTATCAACAGACCGCTCGGACTGCCGCCTCTCCTTTGCCTCTCCAGTGGGGCTGATGCTCCCCTGCAACCATATCTACAATCAATACCTCTTCATTGAAGATAGCGAGGCTAACTTGCAGCGTTTTGAGAAGCAGGCTAGAAATATGCACTCTCTAGCGCGCTACAGCCGTAGTAATCAAATCAACGAAGAGTGGATACAGGAGTATCTCAACACAGCACACTCTCAGGGACTCACCTCCATTAGAGCTCACTTTAATGTCTTGGCATGGAGTGACGATGAAGAGGAGCTACGACAAGTCAAGAATGATGTGGGCTCTGCACTTGCCTTGATGGAGTGCCGTCCTAGACATAACACCATCGATACAGCGACCCTCTACTGGGCGGCTATCCCGGGTAATGCAGGGGACTTTCCCGCAGAAGAGTCTTTCTACACCTTCATTGAGCCGGCTCTCTGTTTCTTCACGGCAGAGACCAACTACAAGGACTCACTCTCACCCTTTGGGATTAAGATGGCAGACAGATTATCTGGTAAGCCGATACATCTCGACATATCTGATCTGCCGATGAAGCAAGGAATCATTACCAACCGTAACAAGTTTATCTTGGGACCTTCCGGCAGTGGTAAGAGTTTCTTTACGAACCATATGGTACGACAATATTACGAACAGGGGGCGCATGTCCTCTTGGTTGATACGGGTAACTCGTATCAAGGGTTGTGCGAACTAATCCATCGTAAGACAAAGGGAGAGGATGGAGTCTACTTCACCTACACCCATGACCATCCTATCTCCTTCAATCCTTTTTATACGGATGACAAGTTCTTTGATGTTGAGAAACGGGAGAGTATCTGCACCCTACTGATGACGCTTTGGAAGAGTGCCGATGAGCGGGTCACCAAGACTGAGGCTGGAGAGCTGGGCTCTGCTGTCAATGCCTATATCGAACTCATCTGCTCAGATGCTAGTATTGTCCCGAACTTCAATAGCTTCTACGAATACCTTAGAGATGTCTATCGAAAAGATATGGAGCAGCGAGATATCAAGGTGACGCTCTCAGACTTCAATATCAATAACCTTCTGACTACGCTCAAGCAGTACTACAAAGGTGGTCGTTACGACTTCCTACTGAACTCGGATAAGAACATAGACCTGCTCTCTAAACGGTTTATCGTCTTCGAGATTGACCAAGTGAAGGACAATAAAGACCTCTTCCCCGTGGTGACCATTATCATCATGGAAGCCTTTATCAATAAGATGCGCCGACTGAAGGGTATCCGCAAGATGATCCTTATCGAGGAGGCCTGGAAGGCGATTGCTTCGGAGAATATGGCGGACTACATTAAGTATCTCTACAAAACGGTCAGAAAGTATTTCGGAGAGGCTATTGTGGTGACGCAGGAGGTAGACGATATCATCTCTTCACCCGTAGTGAAGGAGAGTATCATCAATAACTCCGACTGCAAGATCCTACTGGACCAGCGTAAGTACATGACCAAGTTTGATGGTATCCAATCGATGCTGGGTCTCTCCGAAAAGGAGAAGAGCCAAATCCTCTCAATCAATCAGAACAATGATCCTCACCGACTCTACAAAGAGGTGTGGGTCGGGCTGGGAGGTATGCAGAGTGCCGTCTATGCTACAGAGGTGAGTATGGAGGAGTATCTCACCTATACGACAGAGGAGCGAGAGAAGCTGGAAGTCATGCAACGTGCGGAGCATCTGGGAGGAGACATTGAGTCGGCCATCCGACAGCTCGCCATAGAGAAAAGAGATAAGCAATAATAGTAACAATCAAATACCTAGTGACAATGAAAAAGTATCTGCTGATGGCTCTCTTTGCAATGAGCCTATTTATCCCTCAAGCCCACGCTCAGTGGGTGGTTACCGACCCTGGGAACTTTGCTGGCAACATAGCTAACTCCATTAAGGAGATTGCCACCGCGTCGAAGACGGTCAAAAACACGCTAAGTGGTTTTAAGGAGGTGGAGAAACTGTACAACGACACCAAGAAGTACTACGATGCACTCAAGCAGGTTAACAACCTTATAGGCGATGCCTACAAGGTGAAGGAGTGCATCCTAATGGTGGGAGACATATCAGAGATCTATGTAACCTCCTACAAGAAGATGCTAACGGACCCAAACTTCCGCCCCACAGAGCTAGCCGCGATGGCTGCTGGCTATGCCAAGCTCTTGGAACTGAGTGGCGAGAGTCTTAAGGAGCTGAAGTCTGTAGCTAAGAGCAAGGTGTTCTCGATGAATGATAGCGAGCGTATGCAGATGATAGACCGCATCTATACGACACTACGTGAGTATCGATCGATTGTTTCTTACTACACCCGAAAGAATATCTCCGTGAGCTATGTACGTGCTCACGAGAAGAATGATCTGGCATCGGTCAAAGCGCTTTATGGAAATCCAGAGAGCCGATATTGGTAAGAACATCTATGTAAAGATAGCCGTTAGGATCTATGGACTTTGCATCACTACATGAATTACTCCGCTCCACCTATCAGGAGATGATGCCTCTCTGTGGAGAGATGACGGGCATTGCCAAGGGGATTGCGGGATTAGGAGCGCTCTTCTATGTAGCCGTAAGGGTGTGGTCTTCGTTGTCTCGTGCCGAGCCGATTGACCTTTTCCCCTTACTGAGACCTTTTGTGCTGGGCTTCTGTATTATGTTCTTCCCAACGATTGTGCTGGGTACGATGAATACGATTCTCTCTCCTGTGGTACAAGGTACAGAGCGAATGGTCAATAAGCAGACGGTACAACTAGACAAGTTGATCGCTAAGCGTGACAAACTACAAGAGGCTGCCTATCTCCGTAATCCCGAGACGGCTTACTTGGTTTCCAATGAAGCTTTTGACCAAAAGATAGAGGAGATGGGGATCATCGGGCCGAGCGATGCGGTGACCATCGCTGGGATGTATGCCGAACGTGCTGCTTACAAAACAAAGCAGTGGCTGATGAAGCAACTCCATGACCTCATAGAGTTGCTATACCATGCAGCTGCTCTGATTATTGATACGCTCCGTACCTTCTTTCTTATCGTGCTGAGCATACTGGGACCAATCGTCTTTGGTATTGCGGTTTGGGATGGCTTGTCGGGGTCGCTTACGGCTTGGTTCTCACGCTACATATCGGTCTATCTGTGGTTACCCGTGAGCTCTGTCCTCTCGGCTCTCCTCACAAAGATACAGGTGTTGATGGTGCAGAAGGATATTGCAGCATTGAGTGACCCTAACTATTTGCCCGATTCGGGTAGCTGGTACTACATTGTCTTCTTCCTGATTGGTATCGTGGGGTACTTCTGTGTTCCTACGGTAGCGGGCTGGATTATAGAGGCTGGTGGTGGTATCGGGGCATACGGACGCAATGTCAATCAGACGGCGCAACGAGGTGCTCAAGGTGCCTATACGGGAGGTAAAGCGGTAGCTGGTGCCACGGGGTCTATGGCCGGCAACGTAGGCGGACGTATCAAAGGGGCACTTATCAAGGGGAAATAGCGTCCCTTCAGCCGAAGGGTGGCTATGACACGCTTGATGAGGATGCGATGACCACGTGACGGTCGTATGACGGTCAGGTGGGTAGGATTAGCTCCTCCTATGTGGGTTAATGTAGCAGCTGGGGAGGTAAGCGTAGTGCCTGCCGTGTGGCACTACAGTTTCCTACCCGTGGCACTGGAGTTTCCTGCCTATGAAACTAGAGTTTCCTACCTATGAAACTAGAGTTTCCTACCTATGAAACTGCAGTTCCCTCCGTATGAAACTGCAGTGCCAAGTGGGGTTGGCACTCGAGTTTCACCCGTATGGCACTACAGTGCCAAGGCGCATTGGCACTAGACTACCCCTCAGAAGTTTTTAGAG is part of the Porphyromonas asaccharolytica DSM 20707 genome and harbors:
- a CDS encoding DUF4141 domain-containing protein; the encoded protein is MKKYLLMALFAMSLFIPQAHAQWVVTDPGNFAGNIANSIKEIATASKTVKNTLSGFKEVEKLYNDTKKYYDALKQVNNLIGDAYKVKECILMVGDISEIYVTSYKKMLTDPNFRPTELAAMAAGYAKLLELSGESLKELKSVAKSKVFSMNDSERMQMIDRIYTTLREYRSIVSYYTRKNISVSYVRAHEKNDLASVKALYGNPESRYW
- a CDS encoding DUF4133 domain-containing protein, translated to MASWEVNKGVGRTVEFKGLKAHYLFLFAGGLLGIFILVVILYLCGISQIICLGIGVVGATVVVWQTFAMNRKYGQYGLMKRGAIRRHPRYLLNRRSVYQLFHQLNSSR
- the traJ gene encoding conjugative transposon protein TraJ; amino-acid sequence: MDFASLHELLRSTYQEMMPLCGEMTGIAKGIAGLGALFYVAVRVWSSLSRAEPIDLFPLLRPFVLGFCIMFFPTIVLGTMNTILSPVVQGTERMVNKQTVQLDKLIAKRDKLQEAAYLRNPETAYLVSNEAFDQKIEEMGIIGPSDAVTIAGMYAERAAYKTKQWLMKQLHDLIELLYHAAALIIDTLRTFFLIVLSILGPIVFGIAVWDGLSGSLTAWFSRYISVYLWLPVSSVLSALLTKIQVLMVQKDIAALSDPNYLPDSGSWYYIVFFLIGIVGYFCVPTVAGWIIEAGGGIGAYGRNVNQTAQRGAQGAYTGGKAVAGATGSMAGNVGGRIKGALIKGK
- a CDS encoding TraG family conjugative transposon ATPase — translated: MRNRSKITILESKFPLLSVEHGCIVSKDADVTVAFRVELPELFTVTSAEYETMHSTWHKAIKVLPNFTIVHKQDWFIKECYHTTCKRGQEKPLSFLARASERHFNERPYLNHTVYLFITKSNRQRMAQQSSFSTLCRGHLLPKEITNEEEMVKFMESVDQFERIINESELIKLARMSEAELVGSREQAALLDRYFTLSDSRHGTLEDIRLGADLVRVGDNMLCLHTLSDTDDLPTTVSTDGRYERLSTDRSDCRLSFASPVGLMLPCNHIYNQYLFIEDSEANLQRFEKQARNMHSLARYSRSNQINEEWIQEYLNTAHSQGLTSIRAHFNVLAWSDDEEELRQVKNDVGSALALMECRPRHNTIDTATLYWAAIPGNAGDFPAEESFYTFIEPALCFFTAETNYKDSLSPFGIKMADRLSGKPIHLDISDLPMKQGIITNRNKFILGPSGSGKSFFTNHMVRQYYEQGAHVLLVDTGNSYQGLCELIHRKTKGEDGVYFTYTHDHPISFNPFYTDDKFFDVEKRESICTLLMTLWKSADERVTKTEAGELGSAVNAYIELICSDASIVPNFNSFYEYLRDVYRKDMEQRDIKVTLSDFNINNLLTTLKQYYKGGRYDFLLNSDKNIDLLSKRFIVFEIDQVKDNKDLFPVVTIIIMEAFINKMRRLKGIRKMILIEEAWKAIASENMADYIKYLYKTVRKYFGEAIVVTQEVDDIISSPVVKESIINNSDCKILLDQRKYMTKFDGIQSMLGLSEKEKSQILSINQNNDPHRLYKEVWVGLGGMQSAVYATEVSMEEYLTYTTEEREKLEVMQRAEHLGGDIESAIRQLAIEKRDKQ
- a CDS encoding DUF4134 domain-containing protein; the encoded protein is MISKERLAMLALTLMMTGATAFAQGNGMAGINEATKMVTSYFDPATKLIYAIGAVVGLIGGVKVYNKFSSGDPDTSKTAASWFGACIFLIVAATILRSFFL